The proteins below come from a single Asterias rubens chromosome 9, eAstRub1.3, whole genome shotgun sequence genomic window:
- the LOC117294448 gene encoding alpha-L-fucosidase-like has translation MLKGCLLNLVMAAQLPSVMKSRGLFLALFFCSLLSQVLLVYSSDQQYQPNWQSLDSRPLPAWYDESKFGIFMHWGLYSVPSFGSEWFWRYWTNDVAAYVNFMKQNYPPGFTYADFAKSFRAELFDADKFAEIVEASGARYFVLTSKHHEGYAMWPSKYSWNWNSMDVGPKRDLIGEMATAIRKRTTQIHFGLYHSLFAWYHPLYLQDVANKFSTRLYPEQISTPMLHELVNNYEPDLIWSDGFQVITGWEYWNSTGFLAWLYNDSPIKDKVVVNDRWGNGTVCKHGGFFTCHDRYNPGTLQKHKWENAMTVDKGSWGYRRNVHLSDFLSTQQLLHSMAKTISCGGNMLLNVGPTHDGRIIPIFEERLRQVGSWLKVNGEAIYKSKPWRAQNDTNTTDIWYTSQLNGSLVESVYAIVLEWPVDNRLFLGAPIPNKLSTVSMLGVKTQLQWKVGPKGVGMNITFPVLNPTQMPCQWAWVLKLQKVK, from the coding sequence ATGCTAAAGGGGTGTTTGCTAAATTTAGTAATGGCCGCTCAGTTGCCCTCAGTCATGAAATCCAGAGGGTTATTCCTGGCACTGTTCTTCTGCAGTTTACTCTCCCAAGTTTTGCTCGTCTATTCTTCTGACCAGCAGTATCAGCCCAACTGGCAATCTTTGGATTCAAGACCCCTTCCTGCCTGGTATGATGAATCTAAATTCGGCATTTTCATGCACTGGGGCCTCTACTCCGTACCAAGTTTCGGCTCGGAGTGGTTCTGGCGTTACTGGACAAATGACGTGGCGGCTTACGTGAATTTCATGAAGCAGAATTATCCTCCGGGTTTCACGTACGCCGATTTCGCGAAGTCTTTCCGAGCTGAACTCTTTGATGCAGACAAGTTTGCAGAGATCGTCGAAGCCTCAGGGGCGCGTTACTTTGTGCTCACCAGTAAACATCATGAGGGGTATGCAATGTGGCCATCTAAGTATTCATGGAACTGGAACTCGATGGATGTGGGTCCGAAGAGAGATCTGATTGGGGAGATGGCGACTGCCATCCGTAAACGCACGACTCAAATCCACTTTGGGCTGTATCACTCCCTCTTCGCGTGGTATCATCCTCTGTATCTTCAAGACGTGGCAAATAAGTTCTCGACACGATTGTACCCCGAACAGATCTCAACACCGATGTTACACGAGCTTGTGAACAACTATGAGCCTGATCTCATCTGGTCCGATGGATTTCAGGTGATCACAGGCTGGGAGTACTGGAACAGCACTGGGTTCCTAGCATGGCTTTACAACGACAGCCCTATCAAAGACAAAGTGGTTGTTAACGATCGCTGGGGAAACGGAACTGTCTGCAAACATGGCGGGTTCTTCACTTGTCATGATCGCTACAACCCCGGCACCTTGCAGAAACACAAGTGGGAGAATGCGATGACGGTGGACAAGGGATCTTGGGGCTATCGTCGAAACGTCCATCTCTCCGACTTCTTAAGCACACAACAACTGCTTCATTCAATGGCCAAGACAATAAGCTGTGGAGGAAACATGCTCTTAAATGTCGGACCAACTCATGATGGGCGGATCATCCCAATCTTTGAGGAGCGTCTGCGGCAGGTCGGCTCTTGGTTGAAAGTGAATGGCGAGGCCATCTACAAGTCCAAACCATGGCGTGCACAGAACGACACCAACACCACTGACATATGGTACACCTCTCAACTGAATGGGTCTCTCGTAGAGTCGGTCTATGCTATAGTTCTTGAATGGCCAGTGGACAACCGTCTGTTTCTTGGAGCACCGATTCCGAATAAACTGAGTACGGTATCGATGCTTGGAGTGAAGACCCAACTGCAGTGGAAGGTGGGGCCCAAGGGTGTTGGAATGAACATAACTTTTCCTGTGCTGAATCCAACTCAGATGCCATGCCAGTGGGCTTGGGTCTTAAAGTTACAGAAAGTCAAATGA
- the LOC117294447 gene encoding 28S ribosomal protein S18c, mitochondrial-like, producing MAAHMVRQVRGLCRIFNVLKGNCDVPLQRIRPHRLVANILRSGVSVESRSGIPSLTCLSSRGLHTDPAKQEQEPDQVQRSDHPVADLDDPFKEPVQPCILCQNQVPLSYKNVQLLSQFVSPNTGKIYGRHITKLCSYQQKQVSKAIKRAKQMGFMPYMYRETVFLKDPNLFDIRYTGNVDIAMQEPSDLIQPEMQDADKESDDKK from the exons atggcagccCACATGGTTCGTCAAGTCCGTGGACTCTGCAGAATTTTTAACGTTTTAAAAGGAAACTGCGATGTTCCACTACAAAGAATTCGCCCCCATCGCTTGGTAGCTAATATTTTAA GGTCAGGTGTTTCAGTTGAGTCCAGAAGTGGAATCCCATCTCTTACCTGTTTATCATCAAGAGGTTTGCATACGGATCCAGCCAAACAAGAACAGGAACCAGACCAAGTGCAGAGGTCCGATCAT CCTGTAGCTGATCTAGATGATCCTTTCAAGGAGCCAGTTCAACCATGTATCCTCTGTCAGAATCAAGTTCCTCTTTCCTACAAG AATGTACAGTTACTTTCACAGTTTGTATCTCCGAACACTGGTAAGATTTATGGTCGACATATCACTAAACTGTGCTCCTATCAGCAGAAACAGGTGTCTAAGGCCATCAAGAGAGCCAAACAGATGG GTTTTATGCCATACATGTACAGAGAGacagtctttctcaaagatcCCAACCTGTTTGATATCAGATACACCGGGAACGTAGATATTGCGATGCAAGAACCCTCGGATCTCATCCAGCCCGAGATGCAAGATGCAGATAAAGAAAGTGATGATAAGAAGTGA